The following are encoded in a window of Acidobacteriota bacterium genomic DNA:
- a CDS encoding AraC family transcriptional regulator yields the protein MTTEAIRRLVARHAPTDGTHPTQMEGIQLFRLTRPVACLPAVYSPSVCVVVQGSKRAYLGEAVHVYSPGHYLCATMPMPVQAEAPVASPDKPLLGLLVSLETRSLAETVVEFETASVPLPQRRSAEVVPGLAVVRWDDAFSSALQRMLELLEDPLALRVLGPGRLREFFFAVLLGEAGPSIRRTFGTSHGLSRVMSYLRENLDRSLSVNELAQRAGMSRAVFDRRFREATTFSPLQFIKKLRLNEAAMQIAQGANIGEAAGSVGYSSFSQFSREFRHHYGEAPRAWGRLARTSTTDTQLSAL from the coding sequence ATGACGACCGAAGCGATCCGGCGACTCGTCGCCCGCCATGCTCCGACCGATGGAACCCACCCCACCCAGATGGAGGGCATCCAGCTCTTCAGGCTCACCCGGCCCGTGGCGTGCCTGCCGGCGGTGTATTCGCCGAGCGTCTGTGTCGTCGTCCAGGGCAGCAAGCGGGCGTACCTCGGAGAGGCCGTTCACGTTTACAGTCCAGGTCACTACCTCTGCGCCACCATGCCGATGCCTGTGCAGGCAGAGGCGCCGGTCGCCTCGCCGGACAAGCCTCTGCTGGGTCTGCTCGTCAGCTTGGAGACGAGATCTTTGGCCGAGACCGTCGTCGAGTTCGAGACCGCCTCCGTCCCTTTGCCTCAACGAAGGTCCGCGGAGGTCGTCCCGGGCTTGGCCGTCGTCCGATGGGACGATGCCTTCAGCTCGGCTCTGCAGCGGATGCTCGAGCTCCTGGAGGACCCTCTCGCGCTTCGAGTGCTCGGCCCGGGTCGGCTGCGAGAGTTCTTCTTCGCGGTACTTCTCGGAGAGGCCGGGCCGTCGATCCGCAGGACCTTTGGGACCTCCCATGGCCTGTCCCGCGTCATGAGTTATCTGCGCGAGAATCTCGACCGGTCCCTGTCGGTCAATGAGCTGGCCCAACGAGCTGGAATGAGCCGGGCGGTTTTCGACCGCCGCTTTCGAGAGGCGACCACCTTCTCGCCACTCCAGTTCATCAAGAAACTACGACTGAACGAGGCGGCGATGCAGATCGCTCAAGGGGCCAACATCGGTGAGGCAGCTGGCAGTGTGGGGTACAGCAGCTTCTCCCAGTTCAGCCGTGAGTTTCGCCACCACTACGGGGAAGCTCCTCGAGCTTGGGGAAGGCTGGCCCGGACGAGCACCACCGACACCCAGCTCTCGGCTCTGTAG
- a CDS encoding 3-hydroxybutyryl-CoA dehydrogenase, with translation MSSDFSDFSVGVVGAGTMGHGIAQVAAASGFAVTLVDVIPEALERGVGAIEKSLGKLVAKERLTEADREATLGRLQTAASLDALADADLVVEAIVERFEVKKQVFAELDGLCSPRTILSSNTSSISITKLAACTSRPEKVIGMHFMNPVPLMKLVEVIRGLSTDQATYDTVEAASRQMGKIPVEVHDAPGFVSNRVLMPMINEAIFSLWEGVGTAEAIDQVMKLGMNHPMGPLALADLIGLDVCLDILRVLQDGFGDPKYRPCPLLVKMVDAGHLGRKSGRGFYDYG, from the coding sequence ATGTCGAGCGATTTTTCGGACTTTTCCGTCGGCGTCGTGGGTGCCGGCACGATGGGGCACGGCATCGCCCAGGTGGCGGCCGCCAGCGGCTTCGCCGTGACCCTCGTCGATGTGATTCCGGAGGCCCTCGAGCGCGGCGTTGGTGCGATCGAGAAGAGCCTCGGGAAGCTGGTGGCGAAGGAGCGCCTGACGGAGGCCGATCGCGAGGCCACCCTCGGGCGCTTGCAGACCGCCGCGAGCCTCGACGCCCTCGCCGATGCCGACCTGGTGGTGGAAGCCATCGTCGAGCGTTTCGAGGTCAAGAAGCAGGTCTTTGCCGAGCTCGACGGCCTGTGCTCGCCGCGCACCATCCTGTCCTCCAACACCAGCTCGATCTCGATCACCAAGCTGGCGGCCTGCACCTCGCGGCCGGAGAAGGTCATCGGCATGCACTTCATGAACCCGGTGCCGCTGATGAAGCTGGTCGAGGTGATCCGCGGTCTGTCGACGGACCAGGCGACCTACGACACCGTCGAGGCGGCCTCACGGCAGATGGGCAAGATCCCGGTCGAGGTGCACGACGCTCCGGGGTTCGTCTCCAATCGGGTGCTGATGCCGATGATCAACGAGGCCATCTTCTCGCTCTGGGAAGGGGTCGGCACCGCCGAGGCGATCGATCAGGTCATGAAGCTCGGCATGAACCATCCAATGGGTCCCCTCGCCCTCGCCGACCTCATTGGCCTCGACGTCTGTCTCGACATTCTGCGCGTGCTGCAGGATGGCTTCGGCGATCCCAAGTACCGTCCCTGTCCTCTGCTGGTGAAGATGGTCGATGCCGGCCATCTCGGCCGCAAGAGCGGTCGCGGCTTCTACGACTACGGATAA